From the Flavobacterium gyeonganense genome, the window AGTAAGCAAAACATAATAGGTTTTTCCGATTTCATTCAACTTATCCGAAAAGTCAAAATGTGTTGAAGATATGTTTTCAGATTTTGGAAATCCAGTTTCATTTACAGGCGCTGTGTGATCGCTGTTTACATCAATATTATCAATCGCAAAAGAAGGACGAGAACCTGCTCCGGAAACTTGTCTGGAAATCCATCTAATTTGCACTATAGGTTGATTATTACATATTGCAGGCAAAGTCGTTTTTATAACAATCTTATTTTGAGCATCTGTAATGGCAGTTGTTTGCTGTACTGTATTATTACTATAAACCGTTTCTGGCAGCGTTGTAAAAGAATCTGTAGTTCCTACTCTATATTGAAGAACCATTTCGTTTATACGGCTGGATACTGGGTTTCCAGCAAGTCCATATGGGTTACGAATTGTCATTGCATCATACTGAACCTGAATTCCTGTCATTCCTGTTGTAGAAAATGCAAGACCAATTGTGTAATCTGCACTACTTGTGTTTAGAAACCCGAGTTTTTCATTATAATTATAAACATTTCCAGTACCGACAGCTGCAGTGCCGACAACAATTGGTTTGTCAGTTAAAACTGTATTGGTACTAAAATTAGCTGACGGAGATCCAGTAACAGTCCAAGCTTGAAAACCTGATGGATATGTAGTTGGTTTATCAGTTAAACTTTTAAAATCCTGCTTATAAGGAAGTTGCTGTACTCCCGGCATTGTCTGAGCAATTACACTTAAAGAAAAGCAATAAAAAAACTTAAAAAAGCCATTAAATGGCGTACAGTGTAGATCTTTTTCATAGTTTAAAAAAAATAGAGTTTTTAGAAGTCAAATTTATACCCTTTAAAGTTAAGCGAATATTATAAAACTATAAACTTAAACATATTAAACTTATAAACATTTCACAACAAAACACTATTTTTAAAGAATTTATATTTAATATTTTTAACAAAACAACAATTAAGTATCTAAATCTGCATTTTCAACACTATTTCTTTTTAACAAAACAGTACAAAAAAAAGGCCATCTGAAAAACAGACAGCCTTAAATTAATCGCTTTAAAAAATTCTTAAACCGCAGTATAACCTCCGTCGGCAATTATGTAACTTCCGGTAGTAAAGGAAGATTTTTCAGAACTCAGAAATACAACCAGCTCTGCAATTTCTTCTGATGTGCCTAAACGATTCATTGGCGCTTTTGCAGCCACAGCATCCATCATACTTTTATCTAAATTGTCTTTTAACAGGGCGGTTTCAATATATCCAGGCCCTACTGCATTACAGCGAATATTTTTTTGAGCGTATTCTGCCGCTATGTTTTTTGTTAATCCTACAACGCCATGTTTTGAAGCAGTGTAGGCAGGACTATTTGGAGCTGCAACCTGTCCGTGAATCGAAGCAATGTTGACAATGTTTCCTCCTCCGTTTTTTTCCATTTGTTCCAGTTGATAACGACAGGCATAAAAAACCCCATTCAAATTGAGTGCAATTACCTTATCCCATGCATCTGGGTCATATTCTCCAGTTGGTTTTGCAGGACCGCCCATTCCGGCATTGTTACACGCAATATCCAGACGTCCGTATTTTGATACTGCAACTTCAACCATATGTTTGTTATCTAATGAACTCGAAGAATCGCCTTTTACAAAAAAAGCCTCTCCTCCGTTATCCTTTATAATTTTTACAGTTTCTTCACCATGTTCAACATTAATATCTGAAACCACTACTTTTGCCCCTTCACGGGCGTACGCTTCTGCTATAGCGCGTCCGATTCCTGAACCGCCTCCTGAAACAAAAGCTACCTTATTTTCTAAAAGTGCCATATTCATAAATTTTAAAATTGTCCTTTAAATTTACGAAGCCATTATTTAGTTACCTTCACAAAACACGAGTTTATCATAATATTAACCAGATATGCTAATCAAATGTTATTTTTCCAAAAAAGTCTGTGAAATCTGTCATTTTTTCATTATTATTTATCTTCATCTAATTTCATGTTCCCTCTGTCTTCATGACTTTCAGGATTTGAATTTGAATAACGGTTTGCCGTAATATCCGAATTATGATCTTTGTTTTCAATGGTTTTTTTTGCCTCTTCTTCCGTAGAAACTCCTCTGTTCGAATTTGGATTATCAGGATTTATATCACCTTTAACTTTTCTAATATCCTCGTTTTCATTTCTTGCTCTTTCAACAACTGTTTCATTACCACTGGCATCGGCAACTACTTCTTTTTTTAAATTTACATCATCGGTTTTCCCGTCATGTGAAATATTTTTCCCTTTTTGTTCGTCTATATTTTTTTGTACTCCATTTATTTTTTTAGAGCCTAAATCATTAGTTTCCATATTATTTATTTTTAATATTCTTTATATATAATATTACGAATTCTAAATTTTAAAACTAAAAGGTTTAACATTGCTTTGGGTTAATTCGCTGATTAATTTTCAATGAAGACGAAACAAACTATCTTTGCAAAAAATTAAAAATGCACAGACACTTCCTTCTTTTTAAACCTTATGGTTATCTCAGCCAGTTTATTTATGAATTGAAAAGAAAGAAAAAGCTTTTAGGCGAATTATACGATTTCCCCGAAGGAACAATGGCGATAGGAAGACTGGACGAAGACTCTGAAGGGCTGCTTTTACTGACTACTGACGGAATGGTAAGCGAAATAGTCAGAAGCAAAAAAGTCAAAAAGGAATATTATGTTCAGGTTGACGGAATCATAACTCCAGAAGCCATTGAGCAATTACAAAAAGGTGTAGAAATAGGTTTTGAAGGAGGCAAATACATAACAAAACCCTGCAATGCTTTTATTGTTTCTGAAATTCCTGATTTTGGACCAAGAGCCAAAAAAATCAGGGATGAGCGTCATGGCCCGACTTCCTGGGCTTCGATCACTATCAGTGAAGGAAAATTCCGTCAGGTTCGAAAAATGACTGCAGCAGTTGGTTTTCCAACTTTGAGACTTGTGAGGGTTCGAATAGGAAATGTATATTTGCAAAACTTAAAAGCTGGTGAAGTTTTAGAAGTTCCCTCTTTTCAATTAGATAATGAGTCAATTTGAGCATTAGATAATTATTTTTCAAAACTTCTAACTTTTAGCCTCTAACATTTAATTTTAAAAAAACATGCTAAACGTTGTTCTTGTAGAACCGGAAATACCAAATAATACCGGAAATATCGGTCGTTTGTGTGTAGGCACAGAAAGCCGTCTTCATTTAATTCATCCATTCGGATTTGTGATTAATGATAAAAACCTGAAACGTTCCGGATTGGATTACTGGGTTCATCTTGACGTAACGGAATATCAAAATGTAGAAGAATGGATTGCTCAGATTCCGGATCAATCACGTGTGTTTTTGATGAGTTCACATTCTGAAAAATCCTATTTGGAAAACGAATTTCAGGATGGTGACTGGCTTGTTTTCGGAAAAGAAAGTGTTGGTTTAAGCAAAGATTTTATGGCAAGATTCGAAAATCATCTGACTATTCCGATGTCGCCGCTGATTCGTTCTTTTAATATTGCGAATTCTGTTGCTTTTGTAATTGGCGAGGCTAAGAGACAGATTGGATTGAAAAAGGTTTAATCTTATATTTGCTTACTTCTCTTTGAAAAGTCATTCTGGAAACAGAATTTCTAGCCCTGTAGGAAGCGACATCCTTTTTTGTCTGGGTTCGCGAAAAAGATATAGCGGACTGCAGGATTAGCTCCTGAAAATTTAACTCACAATAAACTTCCCTTTTTCAGCATCAAAAACAATATGTTCGTCTTTGAACAAAGTATTAAAACTTCCTTTCGAAATTAAATTACAAGGTTCATCCTGCATTACGGTTTCCGGTGTCATAATAATCATTTCGTCGCTTAGCTGAATGGCCAGATCAATGTCGTGGGTTGAAAACAAAATGCACTTGTGGGTTTCCTGTGTTAGTTTTTTTAGTAATTTGAACAATGAAACTTTATGCAATAAATCAAGATGTGTGGTGGGTTCGTCAAGAATAATCAAAGGCGTATCTTGTGCAAGTGCTCTTGCAATTAAAACTTTCTGCAATTGCCCGTCGCTGATTTCAAAATGCCTTTTTGAAGTCAAATGTTCAATTTGAGTTAATGTTAAAGCTTCATTTACTTTTACGATATCCTCGGGAGTTAAATTTCCCACCCAATTGGTATAGGGCTGACGACCCAAAGCGACTAATTCAAATACGGAAAGATTACTTGGTGGCAGTTTTTCGGTTAAAACCAAACTTAAGCTTTGTGCTAAATCTAAGGGTCTATATGTACTTATACTTTTTCCTTTCAGAAAAACGCTTCCTGCCAATGGAGATTGAATTCCGGTAATTGTTCTTAATAAAGTTGACTTCCCTATTCCGTTTGCACCAATCAAAGCAATGAGTTTTCCAGAATCAAAAGTTAAATTTAAATCCTGAGCAATAGTCACAGCAACTTTCTTGGTTTTGTAGCCAATACTTAAATTTGAAGTGGAGAGGATGGTGTTCATTTTTGCCATTGATTTAAACTAATTACTTAAAATTTCTTTTTCGTACCAATAACCAAATCACAACCGGAGCACCAATTATAGATGTAATAGCATTTATGGGAAGCGTCACATCAAATCCAGGCATTTGAGAAACGATATCGCAAAATAGCACGATAATGGCTCCAAAAAGCAACGTACTCCAAAACAAAATCATATGATTACTGGTTTGAAAAGTTAGTTTTGCAATGTGTGGAACCGCAAGACCAATAAAAGCAATCGGGCCTGCAAAAGCAGTTATACTTCCGGCTAAAATACTGGTTGCAAAAATAATAATCAAACGTGCTCTTTTGAAATTCAACCCCATGCTTTTTGCATAATTTTCGCCCAGAAGCAAAGCATTCAAAGGCTTGATACTGCCCGCGCTCAAAACTAAACCAAAAACAACACTCACAGCTAAAACTGTAATGGATTTCCAGGAAAGATTTCCAAGATTACCTAATGACCAGAAAGTAAATTTCTGAAGCTGTTCTGCCGTACTAAAATAGGTTAAAACACTCACGAGTGCCGTGGTAAAACTTCCAAACATTAAGCCCACAATCAAAATTGCCATTGTATCTCTTATTCTTTGGGAAACCAATAAGACCAATAGCAAAACGAGCGTGCTCCCTAAAGTAGAAGCCAAAACAATTCCGTAAGATGACAAGGCGATTATTTTTAGAAAAGAGGGTAAAAATCCAGCACCCAAAATGACAAATGCCACTCCTAAACTTGCACCTGAACTTAATCCTAAAACATAAGGCCCGGCAAGCGGATTCCTAAATAATGTCTGCATTAACAAACCGCTTATTGAAAGTCCTGTACCAACTAAAACCGCTGTTATAGCTTTTGGCAAACGGTAATTAATTATAATATACTCCCAGGTTGATTTACTGGCCTGACCGCCTGTTAAACTGGCATAAACATCTTTAAACGGGATATTCACGGAACCAAGACTAATGCTGGACAAGAACATTAAAAGCAGACCTAAAGCCAAAATAGCAAATAGAATTGTATTTCGTTTTTTGTTGACCAATTTAATTCAGTTTTGTTGCAAAAGTAAATTCATAACCCGGCAGTAAATCCGGATGGAAAATTTTGATATAATCTTTCAGGACCAAATCCGGACGGCTTGGCGATACTTCATAATAAATAGTTCCGCCTGTAGCACCAAACTTACTTTCTAAACAATAAACCGACTTGTTTTTAAAAGCGTCAAACTCACTGTAATGCGGATTCGCTTTTTGTAGTTGGTCCAAGGTTGTAAAGGAGCCTGAAACAATCCAAAAATTGGCGGTTTTGGCTTTATCGAGAACTTTCTCAAATGACAAACCTTCACTTCCCGTTCCTTTTAAATCTGACCATAAATAATTGGCCTGGGCATCTTTCATAAATTTGGCAACCCAGCTGTTTCCTTTGGCAACATACCACACATCTTCATACATAGAACCATATAAAACTGTTGAAACTGCTGGTTTTTCAGTCACTAATTTTAATGCCTGATTGTAACTTGTCACAATTTTATCAAATAATTCTTTTGCTTTTTCTTCTTTTCCAAACAAAGCACCATAAAGTTTAATCCATTCAGCTTTTCCAAGTGGGGACTGCTCCATCCAATCTGCCTGAATCAAAACATTTAAACCGCTTTTTTTCAAATTATCCAACATTGGATTATTGTTGTCTACTCCAAAAGTCACAATTAAATCCGGTGACAATTCTATTAATTGTTCCATATTTAGTTTTTCGTTCTGCCCTACATTTTTAACGGAACCTTTGTCAATTAAAGTTCTTGTTTTTTCAGAAGAAATATAATCTGTATGCGGAAAACCGGTCAGTTTATTTTCTACATCAAGCATTTCAAGAAATGGAATATTGGTTGTCGAAGTTACTACAATAGACTCCAACGGAACTTTAATTGTTGTATAATTGTCTAGACTGTCAGGCACTTCAGCATCTTTTTCTTTTAAAATGTATTTAAAACTTTTATCTGCATTTGGCCAGGGATTTGAAACCGTAACCACAGAATATCCTTCATGTTTTACTATAGAAAGTCCGGAAGCATATTCGATACTGTTTTGAGGAATTTCAGAGGTTGTAATTGCTGCATTTTCATTTTTTTTACATCCCGTCAGAAGAAAAAAAGAGATTATAAAAATAAATTTGGGAAATAAATGTTTCATAGATTGTTATATTATTTCAATGAATATGGCATCGTTCTTGTTCGTTATCATTGCTGCCTTTATCAATAAGCACAAAGGTAACGCAATTTATATATTTTTTTATTTACCTTTATTCTTACAAATTTAAACAAACCCTTTTTTACTATATGAATAATATAAAAACAAAAGTTTGTTCGAGCTGTGAATCCTCTTTTGGGTGCGGAAATATTTCTGCTGAAAATAATTGCTGGTGCAATGATTTCCCTCCTATTTTCAATCTTTCAGAAGGAGGAGATTGTCTTTGTCCGGAATGCTTTAAAGAAGCATGCGTAGACAAAATAGACGCTTATGTAGAAACGATTACTCCTAAAAAAGCCCTTCAAAACAAAGCGATATCTCTGCCAAAAACCGACAAAATAATTGAAGACATTGACTATTATATCGAAAATGGCAATTATGTTTTTAAATCATGGTTTCATTTAAAAAGGGGAAGCTGCTGCGGAAATGCTTGTCGTCATTGTCCTTATTAATTTCCTGAAAAAATAAATCTTACTACTTTAGCCGAGATTAACATAGGCACCAATTGCGTTAGGGATAGCAGTGGAAAGCCCACAGTCCCGTCTTTTGACGGGACGAGGACTTGAAACGAATAGCCCGACCAGAGGGAACGCCCAAAATATTAAACTTTTACAAATGATCTATTTAATTACCGGAGGCGAAAGATCCGGAAAAAGCAGCTACGCACAAAATCTCGCTTTGCAGCTTTCAAATACACCAATGTATGTGGCAACGGCCAGAAAATGGGATGATGATTTTCAGAACAGAATTGACCGCCACCAAAAGGAGCGTGATGAACGCTGGACGAATATTGAAAAAGAAAAATATTTGAGTGAGATTGATTTCTCTGGAAAAACAGCTTTGATTGACTGCGTAACACTTTGGCTGACCAATTTTTTTGTTGACACCAAAAATGATGTTTCATTATCACTTGAAGAAGCAAAGACTGAATTTAAAAAAATAGCGCTTCAACCTAATACGAACCTGATTATTGTAACAAACGAAATTGGGATGGGAGTTCATGCCGATACTCACATTGGCAGAAAATTTACCGAACTGCAAGGCTGGATGAATCAGTTTCTGGCGTCAAATGCCGATGAGGTTGTACTGATGGTTTCTGGGATTCCGGTTAAAATAAAAGGATAAGCAATGACAAAAATCAATGGCAAAAGTCAATTAAAAACAAATTCTAAATATTAAATTGCTTCGCCTGTTCGCTGTCGCTCGGGTCCAAATTCAAATCTTTAAGTAAAATTCAAATATTAAAGTCAAAATTCAAATAAGACGAAGTATCTTTACGTAAAGATCAATATTGCTGCTTATATTGGAATTTGGAATTTAAAAAATTGGAATTTAAAAGATGATAAATCTTGACGATATATTAAAATCACGACGTGATACCCGGCATTTTACAGCCGATGAAGTCCCTGATGGGGTGATTGAAAAAGCTTTACAGGCGGGTCACTGGGCACCTTCTGTAGGACTAACGGATGCAACGAGATATTACATCATAAAATCGGCAGAAGTAAAAAGCGCTGTTAAAAACCTGTTTTTGGATTATAATAAAAAGGCTGAAGAACTTACTGACAATCCCGAACAAAAAGAACTTTATAAATCCCTGAAACTGGAAGCGATTAAAGAAGCTCCAATTGGACTTATCATTGCGTATGACCGATCTGTACTAAATCAGTTTACGATTGGAACTGTTGGCAGTAACGAAGCTGTGAAATTCAGCTCAGTTTGTGCGGCTCAAAATATTTGGCTTTCGCTGACAGAACAAGGCTATGGCATGGGCTGGGTTTCAATTTTGAATTATTATCAGTTCAAAAAAATACTTGATTTACCTGAAAACATTGAACCACTAGGCTATTTCTGCATTGGGAAACCGGCAACAAATTACGGTAATCAGCCCATGCTGCAGCAATTGCACTGGAAACAAAAATCGGAAGCCCCCAATTGTACTGAAATTAAAAATGTTATTGAAAATTGTGTTTCAGATTTTGTTTTAAAACTGCAACCTGAAGCTGAGGACGAAACAAATTTCAGCAGTCTTTTACAGGAAAAAATAGATTCGAAGACCAAACCTGTTGGTGCTTTGGGGACTTTAGAAACGCTGGCTTTTCAAATCGGAACTGTTTTTAAAACTTTAAATCCGAAAATAATAAATCCGAATATTGTGGTTTTCGCAGCTGACCACGGAATTGCAAATCATGGCGTGAGTGCCTATCCGCAAGATGTTACCAGACAAATGGTCAATAATTTTCTGGAGGGTGGTGCGGCGATTAATGTTTTTTGCAATCAGCATGACATTAAGCTCTCCATCGTAGATTCTGGGGTAAACTATGATTTCCCAACGAATGTTAAACTAATTAATGCTAAAATCGCCAAAGGAACCCAATCTTTTTTACATGCGCCGGCAATGAGTGATACCGAACTGCATTTGTGTTTTGAAAAAGGAAGAGGTATTGTAGAAACTATTGCCAAAAAAGGTTCTAATTGTATTGGTTTTGGTGAAATGGGAATTGGGAATACCTCAACAGCTTCAGTCCTGATGAGTATTTTAACCGGTTTTCCGATTGAAGAATGTGTTGGGAAAGGAACAGGAGTTGCTGATGAAAAATTAATTCAGAAACAAAATCTGCTCAAAAAAGCCATTAAAAATTATTCTGGTCCAGCCGAATTAATGCGGCAGCTCGCCTACTTTGGCGGTTTTGAAATCATACAAATGGCAAGCGGAATGTTAACGGCTTACGAAAATAATATGATTATCCTGGTTGATGGTTTTATTTGCAGCGTTGCTTTTTTAATTGCTTTAAAAATGAATCCTGATATTCATAAAAATGCTGTTTTTTGCCATTGCTCTGCAGAAAAAGCACATGAAAAATTATTGGATTATTTACAGGCAAAACCAATTTTAAATTTAGATTTACGCCTTGGAGAAGGAACCGGCTGTGCTGTTGCTTTTCCAATTTTAAAATCTGCTGAAGTTTTTTTGAACGAAATGGCGAGTTTTGAAAGTGCCGGGGTTAGCAGGAAATGACAATTAAAATGTCAATATCAATTGCAAATTTAAATTTAAAAAAAATCTATAAATGAAAAAAGAACTCCATATTTTCTTTACATGTGTAATGTTTTACACCCGGATTCCGTGTCCAAAAAACATCAGTCACGATCCTGAATATTTAAACAAAGCTACCCGTTATTTTCCTTTCATTGGCTGGATTGTGGGAAGCATATCATTTCTTGCTTTCTATATTTCTTCTATTTTTCTTTCTATAGAAACAGCTGTAATTTTAGCACTGATCGCTTCAATATTAACAACAGGTGCTTTTCACGAAGATGGCTTTGCTGATGTGTGTGATGGTTTTGGCGGAGGCTGGACCAAAGAAAAAATCCTGATGATCATGAAAGATAGTGCCATTGGTGCTTATGGTGCGATTGGCTTGGTTTTGCTTTTTTTATTGAAATTTAAATTGATTTCAGAATCTGTTTTGCTTTTTTCGAATCACAATTATTTGATTTTCCTGCTGTTTATTTCTGCTCACTCACTAAGTCGTTTAGCAGCAATCTCAATTATTTTTACTCATGAATATTCACGGGATGATGCTTCAAGTAAAAACAAACCCATTGCAAAGAAACATAGCTGGAAAGAAGTTTTAGGTTCTTTTTTCTTCGGACTGCTTCCGTTATTTGCACTCTCCTGTTTTCAATATAAACTGCTTTTTATCCTGATTCCGGTTTTCATAACCCGTTATTTCCTGGCCCGTTACTTTCAAAAATGGATTGGTGGCTATACAGGTGATTGCCTGGGAGCAACGCAGCAGGTCTGTGAAGCAATTTATTATTTAAGCATTCTTTTGATATGGAAATTTATCTAATTCGTCATACCGAAACGATTTGCGAAAAGGGAATTTGCTACGGACAATCGGATGTCGATATCGTTGAACCTTTTGATACTGTTTTTAAAAATATCCTTTCTCAATTACCTTCAAAGGCTTTGATTTTTTCAAGTCCTTTAAAACGTTGTGTCATTTTAGCAAAATACATTCAGGAAAACATAAAGACAATTTCTTTTCAACAGGACAATCGTTTAAAAGAAATGAATTTTGGCGACTGGGAATTAAAACCCTGGAATGATATACCGTCTAAGCAGCTCAATCCGTGGATGCAAGATTTTGTTAATATCAAAGTTTTAAATGGAGAATCTTTTGTTGAATTACATGAAAGAGTCAGCGATTTTTTAGCC encodes:
- a CDS encoding SDR family NAD(P)-dependent oxidoreductase, which gives rise to MALLENKVAFVSGGGSGIGRAIAEAYAREGAKVVVSDINVEHGEETVKIIKDNGGEAFFVKGDSSSSLDNKHMVEVAVSKYGRLDIACNNAGMGGPAKPTGEYDPDAWDKVIALNLNGVFYACRYQLEQMEKNGGGNIVNIASIHGQVAAPNSPAYTASKHGVVGLTKNIAAEYAQKNIRCNAVGPGYIETALLKDNLDKSMMDAVAAKAPMNRLGTSEEIAELVVFLSSEKSSFTTGSYIIADGGYTAV
- a CDS encoding pseudouridine synthase, with product MHRHFLLFKPYGYLSQFIYELKRKKKLLGELYDFPEGTMAIGRLDEDSEGLLLLTTDGMVSEIVRSKKVKKEYYVQVDGIITPEAIEQLQKGVEIGFEGGKYITKPCNAFIVSEIPDFGPRAKKIRDERHGPTSWASITISEGKFRQVRKMTAAVGFPTLRLVRVRIGNVYLQNLKAGEVLEVPSFQLDNESI
- a CDS encoding tRNA (cytidine(34)-2'-O)-methyltransferase yields the protein MLNVVLVEPEIPNNTGNIGRLCVGTESRLHLIHPFGFVINDKNLKRSGLDYWVHLDVTEYQNVEEWIAQIPDQSRVFLMSSHSEKSYLENEFQDGDWLVFGKESVGLSKDFMARFENHLTIPMSPLIRSFNIANSVAFVIGEAKRQIGLKKV
- a CDS encoding ABC transporter ATP-binding protein: MNTILSTSNLSIGYKTKKVAVTIAQDLNLTFDSGKLIALIGANGIGKSTLLRTITGIQSPLAGSVFLKGKSISTYRPLDLAQSLSLVLTEKLPPSNLSVFELVALGRQPYTNWVGNLTPEDIVKVNEALTLTQIEHLTSKRHFEISDGQLQKVLIARALAQDTPLIILDEPTTHLDLLHKVSLFKLLKKLTQETHKCILFSTHDIDLAIQLSDEMIIMTPETVMQDEPCNLISKGSFNTLFKDEHIVFDAEKGKFIVS
- a CDS encoding iron ABC transporter permease, whose protein sequence is MVNKKRNTILFAILALGLLLMFLSSISLGSVNIPFKDVYASLTGGQASKSTWEYIIINYRLPKAITAVLVGTGLSISGLLMQTLFRNPLAGPYVLGLSSGASLGVAFVILGAGFLPSFLKIIALSSYGIVLASTLGSTLVLLLVLLVSQRIRDTMAILIVGLMFGSFTTALVSVLTYFSTAEQLQKFTFWSLGNLGNLSWKSITVLAVSVVFGLVLSAGSIKPLNALLLGENYAKSMGLNFKRARLIIIFATSILAGSITAFAGPIAFIGLAVPHIAKLTFQTSNHMILFWSTLLFGAIIVLFCDIVSQMPGFDVTLPINAITSIIGAPVVIWLLVRKRNFK
- a CDS encoding ABC transporter substrate-binding protein, translating into MKHLFPKFIFIISFFLLTGCKKNENAAITTSEIPQNSIEYASGLSIVKHEGYSVVTVSNPWPNADKSFKYILKEKDAEVPDSLDNYTTIKVPLESIVVTSTTNIPFLEMLDVENKLTGFPHTDYISSEKTRTLIDKGSVKNVGQNEKLNMEQLIELSPDLIVTFGVDNNNPMLDNLKKSGLNVLIQADWMEQSPLGKAEWIKLYGALFGKEEKAKELFDKIVTSYNQALKLVTEKPAVSTVLYGSMYEDVWYVAKGNSWVAKFMKDAQANYLWSDLKGTGSEGLSFEKVLDKAKTANFWIVSGSFTTLDQLQKANPHYSEFDAFKNKSVYCLESKFGATGGTIYYEVSPSRPDLVLKDYIKIFHPDLLPGYEFTFATKLN
- a CDS encoding DUF5522 domain-containing protein, with the protein product MNNIKTKVCSSCESSFGCGNISAENNCWCNDFPPIFNLSEGGDCLCPECFKEACVDKIDAYVETITPKKALQNKAISLPKTDKIIEDIDYYIENGNYVFKSWFHLKRGSCCGNACRHCPY
- the cobU gene encoding bifunctional adenosylcobinamide kinase/adenosylcobinamide-phosphate guanylyltransferase → MIYLITGGERSGKSSYAQNLALQLSNTPMYVATARKWDDDFQNRIDRHQKERDERWTNIEKEKYLSEIDFSGKTALIDCVTLWLTNFFVDTKNDVSLSLEEAKTEFKKIALQPNTNLIIVTNEIGMGVHADTHIGRKFTELQGWMNQFLASNADEVVLMVSGIPVKIKG
- the cobT gene encoding nicotinate-nucleotide--dimethylbenzimidazole phosphoribosyltransferase, which translates into the protein MINLDDILKSRRDTRHFTADEVPDGVIEKALQAGHWAPSVGLTDATRYYIIKSAEVKSAVKNLFLDYNKKAEELTDNPEQKELYKSLKLEAIKEAPIGLIIAYDRSVLNQFTIGTVGSNEAVKFSSVCAAQNIWLSLTEQGYGMGWVSILNYYQFKKILDLPENIEPLGYFCIGKPATNYGNQPMLQQLHWKQKSEAPNCTEIKNVIENCVSDFVLKLQPEAEDETNFSSLLQEKIDSKTKPVGALGTLETLAFQIGTVFKTLNPKIINPNIVVFAADHGIANHGVSAYPQDVTRQMVNNFLEGGAAINVFCNQHDIKLSIVDSGVNYDFPTNVKLINAKIAKGTQSFLHAPAMSDTELHLCFEKGRGIVETIAKKGSNCIGFGEMGIGNTSTASVLMSILTGFPIEECVGKGTGVADEKLIQKQNLLKKAIKNYSGPAELMRQLAYFGGFEIIQMASGMLTAYENNMIILVDGFICSVAFLIALKMNPDIHKNAVFCHCSAEKAHEKLLDYLQAKPILNLDLRLGEGTGCAVAFPILKSAEVFLNEMASFESAGVSRK
- a CDS encoding adenosylcobinamide-GDP ribazoletransferase; translation: MKKELHIFFTCVMFYTRIPCPKNISHDPEYLNKATRYFPFIGWIVGSISFLAFYISSIFLSIETAVILALIASILTTGAFHEDGFADVCDGFGGGWTKEKILMIMKDSAIGAYGAIGLVLLFLLKFKLISESVLLFSNHNYLIFLLFISAHSLSRLAAISIIFTHEYSRDDASSKNKPIAKKHSWKEVLGSFFFGLLPLFALSCFQYKLLFILIPVFITRYFLARYFQKWIGGYTGDCLGATQQVCEAIYYLSILLIWKFI
- the cobC gene encoding alpha-ribazole phosphatase, with protein sequence MEIYLIRHTETICEKGICYGQSDVDIVEPFDTVFKNILSQLPSKALIFSSPLKRCVILAKYIQENIKTISFQQDNRLKEMNFGDWELKPWNDIPSKQLNPWMQDFVNIKVLNGESFVELHERVSDFLAEQKTKKISSPIIIITHAGVIRSFLCHQSGLPLKDAFQNKVDFGEVIKIDF